In one window of Candidatus Thermoplasmatota archaeon DNA:
- a CDS encoding saccharopine dehydrogenase NADP-binding domain-containing protein: MKAMVLGVGAIGSVTAEVLAKSDEFDKVILGARNPEKGKRLQKKISNDKVSVQKIDASDVTSMAKAFKGLDIVLDVVIPRYCGAVMDACEKAKVHYANTAWDIALDKTKAGGIIKPSPPSFMYLKKDKAWKKLGLTGMLGIGCDPGLSNMFARMAADRMDKVKKILIRDGDNGYVEGYDFAPLWSPETLIEEVLMPATYYADGHYRKYGSFENKEIFDFPDGVGKIPIYNVDHEEAETLPTYIGEVLGKGCDYCDFKIALGDEYVDAIEMIGKLGLSNPNKIDVKGAKVAPRDVVNAVLPDPSQLGHLSKGQCAIGAVTTGVKDGKEVGYYIWTSLDHKKIWDKYKNSATAWSVGVPLAIAAILFAQGKIKQKGVFPPEMLDPAPFVKMLPKYGMNCLEKKL, encoded by the coding sequence ATGAAGGCTATGGTTCTTGGAGTGGGAGCGATTGGATCAGTGACCGCTGAAGTCCTCGCCAAATCCGATGAGTTCGACAAGGTGATACTTGGCGCACGCAACCCGGAGAAGGGCAAGAGGCTTCAGAAGAAGATATCGAACGACAAGGTTTCAGTTCAGAAGATTGACGCGTCCGACGTAACGAGCATGGCGAAGGCGTTCAAAGGTCTGGACATCGTGCTGGACGTGGTGATACCAAGGTACTGCGGTGCCGTCATGGACGCCTGCGAGAAGGCGAAGGTTCACTACGCGAACACGGCCTGGGACATCGCATTGGACAAGACCAAGGCCGGCGGAATAATCAAGCCGTCACCACCGTCATTCATGTATCTCAAGAAGGACAAAGCCTGGAAGAAACTGGGCCTGACAGGAATGCTGGGCATCGGGTGCGACCCCGGCCTCTCGAACATGTTTGCGAGGATGGCCGCTGACAGGATGGACAAGGTCAAGAAGATCCTGATCAGGGATGGGGACAACGGCTATGTCGAAGGCTATGATTTCGCGCCCCTCTGGTCCCCTGAGACGCTAATTGAAGAGGTCCTCATGCCTGCGACCTACTACGCAGACGGGCATTACAGGAAATACGGCTCGTTCGAGAACAAGGAGATCTTCGATTTCCCGGACGGCGTCGGCAAGATACCGATATACAATGTGGACCACGAGGAGGCCGAGACCCTGCCGACATACATCGGCGAGGTCCTGGGCAAAGGGTGCGACTATTGCGACTTCAAGATCGCCCTCGGGGACGAGTATGTCGACGCGATAGAGATGATCGGTAAGCTCGGCCTGTCGAACCCAAACAAGATCGATGTGAAGGGGGCCAAGGTTGCACCGAGGGATGTGGTCAACGCCGTGCTCCCAGACCCATCTCAGTTGGGCCACCTGTCAAAGGGCCAGTGTGCCATAGGAGCTGTCACGACGGGTGTAAAGGACGGCAAGGAAGTCGGGTACTACATCTGGACCTCACTCGACCACAAGAAGATCTGGGACAAGTACAAGAACAGCGCCACCGCTTGGTCTGTAGGCGTTCCGCTCGCGATAGCTGCGATCCTGTTCGCACAGGGCAAGATCAAACAGAAAGGTGTGTTCCCGCCGGAGATGCTCGACCCAGCACCGTTCGTGAAGATGCTCCCGAAGTACGGCATGAACTGCCTCGAGAAGAAGCTCTGA